One Salminus brasiliensis chromosome 5, fSalBra1.hap2, whole genome shotgun sequence DNA segment encodes these proteins:
- the trim33l gene encoding uncharacterized protein trim33l isoform X1: MVFSGREDEGGEGESGNTQNQTEEGWEACSACRVSLNSSTAPKLLPCLHAVCKACATENNDGGSTKECSVCGQSFNIAEVTDCFIFEDSAPKCGGCEESALSGWCVQCEEALCSDCVSAHKRVKMTRNHTVIPEEPPSGFTSSLRCSSHRQERLKFFCLNCDELTCRDCQLINHRGHSFLLLEEALLSQKGQLQKLMHSIMEQRITLNASLKDLDARLNNITESKATAKMKMASLVQDLQLRIFSRGHQLLKEVEDLYLKEQESLMKMKTALKSLENRQVYITAFIRKILSTKGQCVLLHKKQIAKRVEGLLSQKTSLIETVLQPSLLLNQDIHQICKTFGSVKAVRVPYTISGKNRNDPKPRDKQFLSTSLNPAQLQTVNHAGASSVSPPCAPVQTSVRVSPALPQSVSSRSSCPQPPQSKRIVRSQSDPQSQSNFSIQGQTISKGLRLKQSNPDLAQLVLARLLPKSGDVRVSASHLNAASSVPVRSASLRSSSSLSSASSQSSKPNESVMVQSPSLTLNHPGSLGLPSPSLVTPSAQSGSVQGVFDSQPNILSGRLQQSFPVSQLVSVQSASTQTLNSNLPLQGVSTSGPLPVCQVPSTTHTVFVQHAQPIVVQSSPLLFSLLKNSNPLHQLAPVPTVKQTPVLTYAPQPTLLLTAPASVPAVAVNVTCNAPKVPTTATLVKSWHPVPTKTSCPLPVAPNIIVLPGSSNKDLASTVPSKPPLSSTETLPITSTNPDQSEYSTPLSQKPQCELPVQAPADSVYERNVSMRDRASPASEETDDNLPTSTVSETETKELTIAQEQCLPSSPSPDLISTVPVLEYPLNKSSVSQPKSQINSTLTMSFSEKPSTSKHWSIGMPTTLQQLLEQKAAQASVSAEETSASDAEHTSSPRNVFQSNGEMTRSDSVQKEKEEEEEDEAIIEWEFELPEDSNKYVCISSAHSEVPNTHSALQWASVCYVALHSLFIFVCCRSLCVSLQRLPISLPASGSPLPQFHIVSCGQADDIMLQEISEEQPIQRRLRIPAVPDAASRLQCSTPDGPSLDGLLNCAVCLSAGATLICAECGRNFHTHCHVPSVLSRPIEAWTCTLCQDVFDDSDPFSHDRLKEPYLSLQDQRRCEQLLLTLMCEEHSYLLFKASKRTAGSVEFDFIRGRLQGKRTPPYRSAAELVSDVWALFDVLSANSKNRDSVLRLQNSFKERLDIAFGKSLHASLLRPLSKAKQKGAPETELDKDKAKTTLKKMRQFLAAKSGTVAKRPRTGSPTEDPSKNSPCSNP; this comes from the exons GGAAGCCTGCAGCGCGTGCAGAGTCTCTCTGAACTCCAGCACTGCCCCCAAACTCCTTCCGTGTCTTCACGCTGTTTGTAAAGCGTGCGCTACCGAGAACAATGACGGGGGGAGCACCAAAG agtgctctgtgtgtggCCAGTCCTTCAACATTGCCGAAGTTACAGATTGCTTTATTTTTGAGGACTCTGCTCCTAAG TGTGGAGGGTGTGAGGAGTCTGCACTCAGCGGCTGGTGTGTGCAGTGTGAGGAGGCTTTGTGTTCAGACTGTGTATCAGCCCACAAACGAGTGAAAATGACACGCAACCACACAGTCATACCAGAGGAACCTCCATCAG gtttcaCGTCCAGCTTGCGCTGTTCTTCACACAGGCAGGAACGTCTCAAGTTCTTCTGTCTTAACTGTGATGAGCTGACCTGTAGAGACTGCCAGCTGATTAACCACAGAGGCCACAg TTTTCTTTTGCTGGAGGAAGCACTGTTGTCTCAGAAAGGTCAGCTGCAGAAGCTGATGCACAGCATCATGGAGCAGAGGATCACTTTGAATGCCAGCCTGAAAGACCTGGATGCAAG GCTAAACAACATAACGGAATCAAAAGCTACAGCGAAGATGAAAATGGCTAGTTTGGTGCAGGACTTGCAGTTGAGGATCTTTTCAAGAGGCCATCAGCTGTTAAAGGAAGTGGAG GACCTGTATTTGAAGGAACAGGAAAgtctgatgaagatgaagactgCCCTCAAAAGTCTGGAGAACAGACAGGTGTACATCACTGCCTTCATTCGGAAAATACTGAGCACCAAGGGCCAGTGCGTCCTGCTGCACAAAAAACAA ATTGCTAAACGGGTGGAGGGACTTCTGTCACAGAAGACATCCCTGATTGAAACTGTACTCCAGCCTAGCCTCCTTCTCAACCAAGACATCCATCAGATTTGTAAAACTTTTG GTTCGGTTAAAGCTGTCAGAGTTCCTTACACTATTTCGGGAAAAAACAGGAATGACCCTAAGCCAAGAGATAAACAGTTTCTGTCCACCTCATTGAATCCAGCACAGCTCCAGACTGTAAACCATGCTGGTGCTTCCTCGGTTTCCCCTCCCTGTGCACCTGTCCAAACGTCTGTGCGGGTGAGCCCTGCTTTGCCTCAGTCTGTCTCGTCCCGCTCTTCCTGCCCCCAGCCTCCACAGTCTAAGAGGATTGTAAGAAGTCAGTCTGATCCTCAATCTCAGTCTAACTTTTCTATACAAGGCCAGACAATTTCAAAGGGTTTGCGTCTTAAGCAGAGCAACCCTGATCTTGCTCAGCTAGTATTGGCACGTCTATTACCTAAGTCTGGTGATGTCCGTGTTTCAGCATCTCATCTAAATGCTGCTTCTTCTGTTCCTGTTCGCTCAGCCTCACTTCGCTCCTCTTCTTCACTCAGCAGTGCCTCATCCCAGTCCTCGAAGCCCAATGAATCAGTCATGGTCCAGTCCCCCTCTCTCACACTTAACCATCCTGGGTCTCTGGGTCTTCCGTCTCCCTCCCTTGTAACTCCCTCTGCTCAGTCAGGGTCAGTCCAGGGTGTATTTGACTCTCAGCCAAATATCTTATCTGGCCGTTTGCAGCAAAGTTTCCCTGTATCTCAGTTGGTTTCTGTTCAGTCTGCTTCAACTCAAACTTTAAACTCTAATTTGCCACTTCAGGGTGTTTCCACCAGTGGACCCTTACCTGTCTGTCAGGTCCCCTCTACTACTCACACTGTCTTTGTGCAACATGCTCAGCCCATTGTTGTTCAGTCCAGTCCTCTGCTCTTCAGTCTTCTCAAAAACAGCAACCCTTTGCACCAATTGGCTCCTGTTCCCACTGTAAAGCAGACCCCTGTTCTGACCTATGCACCACAGCCAACTCTTCTCCTTACCGCACCAGCCAGTGTGCCTGCAGTAGCAGTTAATGTGACCTGTAATGCTCCAAAGGTTCCCACTACTGCCACCTTGGTGAAATCATGGCATCCTGTGCCTACCAAAACATCTTGCCCGTTGCCTGTAGCCCCAAATATCATTGTTTTGCCAGGCAGCAGTAATAAAGATCTAGCCAGCACTGTTCCGAGCAAGCCCCCACTATCATCCACTGAAACACTTCCAATTACCTCCACTAATCCAGACCAAAGTGAATATTCCACTCCGCTGTCCCAAAAGCCCCAGTGTGAGCTCCCAGTGCAAGCGCCAGCTGATTCTGTGTATGAGAGGAACGTCAGCATGCGTGACCGGGCTTCTCCGGCTTCTGAAGAGACAGACGACAACCTGCCCACTTCCACAGTGTCCGAGACTGAAACCAAAGAACTCACAATAGCCCAAGAACAGTGCCTGCCCTCATCCCCCTCACCGGATCTCATTTCCACTGTTCCAGTTCTGGAATACCCTCTCAACAAGAGCTCGGTCTCTCAGCCCAAATCTCAAATCAACAGCACCCTCACCATGTCCTTCTCAGAAAAACCCTCCACATCCAAGCACTGGAGCATAGGCATGCCAACAACACTACAACAGTTATTAGAACAGAAAGCTGCTCAAGCCAGTGTATCTGCTGAGGAGACTTCTGCATCTGATGCAGAACACACATCTTCCCCCAGAAACGTCTTCCAG AGCAATGGTGAGATGACTAGAAGTGATTCTGTacaaaaggaaaaggaagaggaagaggaagacgaAGCCATAATTGAGT ggGAATTTGAATTACCCGAGGACAGCAATAAGTATGTCTGCATTTCTTCTGCTCATTCTGAAGTACCAAACACACATTCTGCGTTGCAATGGGCAAGTGTGTGCTATGTTGCTTTGCACtctttgtttatatttgtttgttGCAGGTCACTGTGTGTATCTCTGCAGCGGTTGCCTATTTCGCTTCCTGCCTCTGGATCACCTCTGCCTCAGTTTCACATTGTTTCCTGTGGCCAGGCAGATGACATCATGCTTCAAGAGATCAGCGAGGAACAG CCAATCCAGAGACGGCTCAGGATCCCTGCAGTGCCAGATGCTGCCTCAAGGTTGCAGTGTAGTACTCCTGACGGCCCCTCACTAGATGGCCTGCTGAACTGtgctgtctgtttgtctgctgGAGCTACACTCATATGTGCAGAATGTGGGAGAAACTTTCATACTCACTGCCATGTGCCATCAGTCCTCTCTAGACCCAT TGAGGCATGGACGTGTACTTTATGCCAGGATGTGTTTGATGACAGTGACCCATTCAGTCATGATCGACTGAAGGAGCCCTACCTCAGTCTGCAGGACCAGAGG AGATGTGAGCAGCTCTTGCTCACTTTGATGTGTGAGGAGCACAGCTACCTGCTCTTCAAAGCAAGCAAG CGCACTGCAGGAAGCGTGGAGTTTGATTTTATCCGAGGACGGCTTCAGGGGAAGCGGACTCCTCCGTACCGTTCCGCAGCTGAGCTGGTCTCAGATGTCTGGGCTCTTTTTGACGTCTTGTCAGCAAACTCCAAG aACAGAGACTCTGTCCTCAGGCTTCAAAACTCATTTAAAGAGAGGCTGGACATTGCCTTTGGGAAGAGCCTCCATGCTTCTCTTCTGAGGCCTCTCAGCAAAGCCAAACAGAAGGGGGCGCCAGAGACTGAGCTGGACAAAGACAAGGCCAAAACTACTCTTAAGAAGATGAGACAGTTTTTAGCTGCAAAATCTGGTACAGTGGCAAAGAGACCCCGCACTGGCAGTCCAACCGAGGACCCCAGCAAGAACTCCCCATGTTCAAATCCTTGA